Proteins encoded together in one Thermococcus barophilus MP window:
- a CDS encoding transposase: MAGKTRKIRRAEVNYITIKTRLKPETKDDYLKLALLCERFKKAVELAIRFQLKGLKKSEGVKEISRLILNNWWYSDSAWDYAKMLLKGTTQNGGNPKHIHLKSKFLISKPKENENGNRNVRMEGVKVKIRSNGEWLNFKLKTVGKFLPVVLNAQKSKYGAQIVLKNGRAYLHLQIPFWIYLEHFRRTTKGRLYAGFDLNSDRVNMVILDENGIIRDVKVVHFPEVNSPGFSKWKAKDSRVKALSQLLDYAYYHGVRVVFFEDLERIKRRNGKAASSRRGNRKALNFAKKELLEHGVIIALKRGFEVFLVNPAGSSKLGKELSRRLGFDVHSSSAFVIGWWGLNYLKTHKIKNN, from the coding sequence ATGGCTGGAAAAACACGAAAAATCCGGAGAGCGGAAGTAAATTACATAACCATAAAGACAAGACTCAAACCAGAAACAAAAGACGACTACTTAAAACTTGCACTCCTCTGCGAGAGGTTCAAAAAGGCAGTAGAATTAGCAATACGATTTCAACTAAAGGGTCTCAAGAAGAGCGAGGGCGTGAAAGAAATATCACGGCTAATCCTTAACAACTGGTGGTATTCTGATAGTGCGTGGGATTATGCGAAAATGTTGTTGAAAGGGACAACACAAAACGGTGGGAATCCAAAACATATTCACCTGAAGTCAAAGTTCCTCATCAGCAAACCAAAGGAGAATGAAAACGGAAACAGAAACGTGAGAATGGAAGGGGTGAAGGTTAAAATACGCTCGAACGGGGAGTGGCTGAATTTCAAACTCAAAACAGTGGGAAAATTTCTTCCGGTTGTTCTCAACGCTCAAAAGTCCAAATACGGTGCACAGATAGTCCTGAAGAATGGGAGGGCTTATCTGCACTTGCAAATCCCATTCTGGATTTATCTTGAGCATTTTAGGAGAACCACAAAGGGACGGTTGTATGCGGGTTTTGACTTGAACTCGGACAGGGTGAATATGGTTATTCTAGACGAGAACGGGATTATTCGGGACGTTAAAGTTGTGCATTTTCCAGAGGTTAATTCTCCGGGTTTCTCTAAGTGGAAGGCGAAGGACTCAAGGGTGAAGGCTCTCTCCCAGCTACTTGACTATGCGTATTATCACGGTGTTAGGGTCGTGTTTTTTGAGGATTTAGAGAGGATTAAACGCAGGAATGGAAAGGCTGCGAGTTCGAGGAGAGGAAACAGGAAGGCGTTAAATTTTGCTAAGAAGGAGTTATTGGAACACGGGGTTATTATAGCGTTGAAAAGGGGCTTCGAAGTGTTTTTGGTTAATCCCGCTGGTTCTTCCAAGTTGGGAAAAGAATTAAGTCGGAGACTGGGTTTTGACGTTCACTCATCGTCAGCATTCGTTATTGGTTGGTGGGGATTAAACTACCTGAAAACTCACAAAATAAAGAACAATTAA
- the alaS gene encoding alanine--tRNA ligase, which translates to MSMDMTTKMFKEEGWIRKTCKVCGKPFWTLDPDRETCGDPPCDEYQFIGKPGIPKKYTLEEMREAFLSFFERHGHGRVKRYPVLPRWRDDVLLVGASIMDFQPWVISGEADPPANPLTISQPSIRFTDIDNVGITGRHFTIFEMMAHHAFNYPGKPIYWMDETVELAFEFFTKDLKMKPEDITFKENPWAGGGNAGPAFEVLYRGLEVATLVFMQYKLAPPGTPDDQVVIIKGDRYVPMDTKVVDTGYGLERLVWMSQGTPTAYDAVLGYVVEPLKRMAGIEKIDDRILMENSRLAGMFDIEDMGDLKVLRREVAGRVGISVEELERLIRPYELIYAIADHTKALTFMLADGVVPSNVKAGYLARLLIRKSIRHLRELGLQIPLSEIVAMHIKALHKTFPEFKEMEDVILDIVNVEEKRYQETLKRGSDLVRREIKKLRKEGKDEIPLEKLILFYESHGLTPEIVKEIAEKEGIKVHIPDNFYSLVAKEAEKMAKEEKEEKIVDFELVRDLPDTRTLYYEDPFMKEFDAKVLKVIDDWVVLDKTAFYPEGGGQPYDTGELNGVEVLEVQKVGKVILHRVKDPGKFKEGMTVHGKIDWERRIQHMRHHTGTHVLMGALVRVLGKHVWQAGSQLSTEWARLDISHYKRISEEELKEIERLANRIVMEDRKVAWEWLPRTEAEQKYGFRLYQGGVVPGRIIRILNIEDWDVQACGGTHLPSTGLIGPIKILRTERIQDGVERIIFACGEAAIKEWQRERDIIKKTSEVFRVPPEKLPETAEKFFEEWKQARKEVEKLKKELAKLLVYELENKVEKIGEIEFIGEVVEGDLDHLREAALKLKKPKRVTALISEDTNAVVVAVGDEVPFKAGELIRIITSIAGGGGGGKKDLAQGKIKDVRKAREALEELRKRLSS; encoded by the coding sequence ATGTCAATGGACATGACCACGAAGATGTTTAAAGAGGAAGGCTGGATACGGAAAACATGTAAAGTCTGTGGAAAACCCTTCTGGACTTTGGATCCAGATAGAGAGACCTGTGGAGACCCTCCATGTGATGAGTACCAGTTTATTGGAAAACCAGGTATTCCAAAGAAGTACACCCTTGAAGAAATGAGAGAAGCATTCTTAAGCTTCTTTGAGAGACACGGACATGGTAGGGTGAAAAGATATCCAGTCCTGCCGAGATGGAGAGATGATGTGCTCTTAGTAGGGGCAAGCATTATGGACTTTCAGCCTTGGGTCATCAGCGGGGAAGCTGACCCTCCAGCAAATCCTCTCACAATTTCTCAGCCATCAATTAGATTCACAGACATTGACAACGTTGGAATAACCGGGAGACACTTTACAATCTTTGAAATGATGGCACATCATGCCTTCAACTATCCAGGTAAGCCGATATACTGGATGGATGAAACTGTTGAGCTTGCTTTTGAGTTTTTCACCAAGGATTTGAAGATGAAGCCTGAAGACATAACGTTCAAGGAGAACCCATGGGCGGGTGGAGGAAACGCTGGACCAGCTTTCGAAGTCCTCTATAGAGGGTTAGAGGTCGCTACTCTTGTTTTTATGCAGTACAAGTTGGCTCCACCGGGAACTCCGGATGATCAAGTCGTAATCATCAAAGGAGACAGATACGTTCCAATGGATACCAAGGTTGTTGATACAGGTTACGGTCTTGAGAGATTGGTCTGGATGAGTCAAGGCACTCCAACGGCTTATGACGCTGTCTTAGGTTATGTTGTTGAACCCCTTAAGAGAATGGCTGGCATTGAGAAGATTGATGACAGGATTTTAATGGAAAACTCAAGGCTGGCTGGAATGTTTGACATCGAGGACATGGGCGACCTTAAAGTTTTGAGGAGGGAAGTTGCGGGCAGAGTGGGGATAAGCGTTGAGGAACTTGAGAGATTAATAAGACCCTACGAGCTTATCTATGCAATAGCTGACCACACAAAGGCATTAACTTTCATGCTGGCTGATGGGGTTGTTCCTTCAAACGTTAAAGCCGGTTACCTTGCTCGTCTGTTGATAAGGAAGAGTATCAGGCATTTGAGAGAGCTTGGCTTACAAATTCCGCTCAGTGAAATCGTTGCCATGCACATAAAAGCCCTCCACAAGACTTTCCCAGAGTTCAAGGAGATGGAGGATGTCATTTTGGACATAGTTAATGTGGAAGAGAAGAGATATCAAGAAACCCTTAAGAGAGGTTCTGATTTGGTCAGAAGAGAAATTAAGAAGCTCAGGAAAGAAGGCAAAGACGAAATCCCACTGGAGAAGCTCATACTGTTCTACGAGAGTCACGGCTTAACGCCGGAAATTGTTAAGGAGATAGCAGAGAAAGAGGGCATAAAGGTTCACATACCCGACAACTTCTATAGCTTGGTAGCAAAGGAAGCAGAGAAGATGGCAAAAGAGGAAAAAGAAGAAAAAATCGTAGATTTTGAGCTTGTGAGGGACTTGCCAGATACGAGAACGCTTTACTATGAAGATCCGTTCATGAAGGAGTTCGATGCTAAAGTCCTCAAGGTCATTGATGATTGGGTCGTTCTTGATAAAACGGCATTCTATCCGGAAGGTGGAGGTCAGCCGTACGACACTGGTGAGCTTAACGGTGTTGAGGTTTTAGAGGTTCAGAAGGTCGGAAAGGTAATACTTCACAGGGTCAAGGATCCGGGGAAGTTCAAAGAGGGAATGACAGTTCACGGAAAAATTGACTGGGAGAGAAGGATTCAGCATATGAGGCACCACACAGGAACCCACGTTCTGATGGGAGCTTTGGTGAGGGTTCTCGGTAAACACGTCTGGCAAGCCGGTTCACAGCTGAGCACAGAGTGGGCGAGGCTGGATATTTCCCACTACAAGCGCATTAGTGAAGAGGAGCTGAAGGAAATAGAACGCTTAGCGAACAGGATCGTCATGGAAGACAGGAAGGTCGCTTGGGAGTGGCTGCCAAGAACAGAGGCGGAACAGAAATACGGCTTTAGGCTTTATCAAGGTGGCGTTGTGCCGGGGAGAATCATTAGAATACTTAACATTGAAGACTGGGATGTTCAGGCATGTGGTGGAACTCACTTGCCGAGCACTGGCCTGATTGGTCCAATAAAAATCTTAAGAACTGAGAGGATTCAGGATGGAGTTGAGAGAATTATCTTCGCCTGCGGTGAAGCGGCAATAAAGGAGTGGCAGAGGGAGAGAGACATAATAAAGAAGACAAGTGAAGTATTCAGGGTTCCTCCGGAAAAGCTGCCAGAAACAGCTGAGAAATTCTTCGAGGAGTGGAAGCAGGCAAGGAAAGAGGTTGAGAAGCTCAAGAAAGAATTGGCTAAGCTTCTCGTTTACGAGCTTGAGAACAAAGTCGAAAAGATTGGCGAAATCGAGTTCATTGGAGAGGTTGTTGAAGGGGACTTGGACCACTTAAGAGAAGCAGCACTCAAGCTGAAGAAACCCAAGAGAGTTACTGCACTCATAAGCGAAGACACAAACGCTGTTGTCGTTGCTGTGGGGGACGAAGTTCCATTCAAAGCTGGTGAGCTTATAAGAATAATAACATCAATAGCCGGCGGCGGCGGTGGAGGAAAGAAGGACTTAGCTCAAGGAAAGATAAAAGATGTAAGAAAGGCAAGAGAAGCTCTGGAGGAGCTTAGGAAGAGGCTCTCTTCTTGA
- a CDS encoding AbrB/MazE/SpoVT family DNA-binding domain-containing protein, translating into MVTVTRKYQVTIPKEVREALNIKAGDEVVFVKTKEGYVIMKFEDLLEEMTELSKDIDETTEEMREGLSKIFRRKADEDSS; encoded by the coding sequence ATGGTAACTGTTACAAGGAAATACCAAGTAACAATTCCCAAGGAGGTTAGGGAGGCACTCAATATAAAGGCTGGTGATGAGGTTGTCTTTGTCAAGACTAAGGAAGGGTACGTGATCATGAAATTCGAAGACCTTCTTGAAGAAATGACTGAGCTTTCAAAGGACATTGATGAGACCACTGAAGAAATGAGGGAAGGGCTTAGTAAAATTTTCAGGAGGAAAGCAGATGAAGATAGTTCTTGA
- a CDS encoding Nif3-like dinuclear metal center hexameric protein, with translation MASRDEIVSFLDEYLNIKAFPDKSKNGLQVEGKSEVNTIAFAVDACLDTFVKAKAFKADMVIVHHGIVWGGVDYITGLIQKRLKFLLENDINLYVAHVPLDAHPEVGNNAQLLKLLDLEPKEPFGDYGGVTIGFIGEFEEPKPLPLIAQILVEKLKIDYVKSYEFGKQEIKRIGVISGAGGFAIEEAVKKNVDLFITGEFIHGSYRTAEDLRLSVLAAGHYATETLGVRALMPLLRGKFGVRTVFIDNPTGL, from the coding sequence ATGGCGAGCAGAGACGAGATTGTAAGCTTTCTCGATGAATATTTGAATATAAAAGCCTTCCCGGATAAATCGAAAAACGGCCTCCAAGTTGAAGGAAAGAGCGAAGTCAACACAATAGCCTTTGCCGTCGATGCGTGCTTAGATACTTTTGTGAAAGCAAAGGCATTCAAGGCTGACATGGTAATAGTTCACCACGGCATAGTCTGGGGAGGGGTTGACTACATTACGGGGCTTATTCAGAAGAGGCTCAAGTTCCTCCTCGAGAACGACATAAACCTCTACGTTGCTCATGTCCCTCTTGATGCCCATCCAGAAGTCGGAAACAACGCTCAGCTCTTAAAGCTCCTCGATTTAGAGCCCAAAGAACCTTTCGGAGACTATGGAGGAGTTACAATCGGATTTATCGGCGAATTTGAAGAGCCAAAGCCCCTACCGTTAATAGCACAAATTTTGGTGGAAAAGCTGAAAATTGACTATGTAAAGAGTTATGAGTTCGGGAAGCAGGAAATTAAGAGGATTGGGGTCATAAGCGGAGCTGGAGGATTTGCAATTGAAGAAGCTGTAAAGAAAAACGTTGACCTCTTCATAACGGGCGAGTTCATCCATGGAAGCTATAGAACGGCTGAAGACTTAAGGCTGAGCGTTTTAGCTGCTGGACACTATGCAACAGAAACTTTAGGTGTTAGGGCACTAATGCCTCTCCTGAGAGGGAAGTTTGGTGTTAGGACAGTTTTTATTGATAATCCTACTGGTCTTTGA
- a CDS encoding alanine/glycine:cation symporter family protein → MGAIMEFINWLDGMVWGPPIMILLLGTGLFLTIVLRGIQFRRLGWSIRYTLFEGRKKQGEGDITPFQALMATIAGTVGIGNIAGVATAIHLGGPGALFWMWMTALVGMATRYSEGLLGVAFRSKLPDGTMIGGSFNALERGFAEVKVSKTGRTIATIFMLIFAAFIGYEATKLSGGLMILAVIIAILFAILALYLQKESSLPTLGKVLAILFALFAAISAFGIGNMTQSNSLALGMEVAFNVPHWVTGIIFAILTFIVTIGGIKRIGEFTEALVPFMAIVYFIFAIGVWIKFAGQLPSAISLILKDAFTGSAVAGGAVGTTIRWGVARGLFSNEAGLGTASMAHAAARTDNPSRQAHVAMLGPFIDTIIICSLTGISIVATGAWQTGKTSTALTQEAFARAFGHIGEIMVVIGVILFAYSTVLAWNFYGRQNIMYLAKWIEGDPEKFARLYPRLHLIYNILFVIFIYIGATTVLESVWTFSDMMNGLMAIPNLVGLLVLYSVIKKYTDEFIKENP, encoded by the coding sequence ATGGGAGCAATAATGGAGTTTATTAACTGGTTGGATGGCATGGTCTGGGGTCCACCTATAATGATTTTGCTTTTGGGCACAGGTCTCTTCTTAACAATAGTGCTTAGGGGAATACAGTTCAGAAGACTTGGATGGTCTATTAGATACACCCTATTTGAGGGAAGAAAGAAGCAGGGTGAAGGTGATATTACACCCTTCCAGGCACTGATGGCAACCATAGCCGGAACTGTAGGTATTGGAAACATCGCTGGTGTTGCAACTGCAATTCACCTCGGTGGTCCTGGAGCGCTCTTCTGGATGTGGATGACAGCACTTGTCGGTATGGCAACAAGATATTCGGAAGGTCTCTTAGGTGTTGCATTTAGAAGCAAGTTGCCAGATGGGACAATGATAGGTGGTTCATTCAATGCACTGGAGAGGGGATTTGCAGAAGTAAAGGTGTCTAAAACCGGCAGAACGATAGCAACAATTTTCATGCTGATATTTGCAGCTTTCATCGGATATGAAGCAACAAAGCTCAGCGGCGGACTGATGATACTTGCCGTAATAATAGCTATCTTGTTTGCAATTCTCGCATTGTACCTCCAAAAGGAGAGCTCTCTGCCTACCCTTGGAAAAGTGCTTGCAATTCTATTCGCACTCTTTGCGGCAATCTCAGCATTCGGTATTGGAAACATGACACAGTCAAACTCATTGGCACTTGGTATGGAAGTTGCATTTAACGTTCCGCACTGGGTTACAGGAATAATCTTTGCAATCCTTACATTCATAGTTACAATAGGAGGAATTAAGAGAATCGGTGAATTTACAGAGGCATTAGTTCCATTCATGGCAATAGTGTACTTCATATTTGCAATTGGAGTCTGGATTAAGTTCGCCGGACAGCTACCAAGTGCAATTTCATTAATTCTTAAGGATGCATTCACTGGAAGTGCAGTTGCCGGTGGTGCAGTTGGTACGACCATAAGGTGGGGTGTTGCAAGAGGTCTGTTCTCCAATGAAGCAGGTCTTGGAACAGCAAGTATGGCACACGCCGCCGCAAGAACAGACAACCCCTCAAGACAGGCACACGTTGCTATGCTTGGACCATTCATTGATACAATCATAATCTGTTCTCTGACAGGAATTTCAATTGTTGCAACAGGAGCATGGCAAACCGGCAAAACAAGTACAGCATTGACACAGGAGGCATTTGCAAGGGCATTTGGACACATCGGTGAGATAATGGTCGTTATAGGCGTCATACTCTTCGCCTATTCAACGGTCCTTGCATGGAACTTCTACGGCAGACAGAACATCATGTACTTAGCCAAGTGGATTGAAGGAGACCCAGAGAAGTTCGCAAGACTGTATCCAAGGCTTCACTTAATCTACAACATACTCTTCGTGATCTTCATATACATAGGTGCAACTACCGTTCTTGAAAGCGTATGGACATTCTCAGACATGATGAACGGACTCATGGCAATACCAAACCTGGTCGGCTTGCTGGTGCTCTACAGCGTTATCAAGAAATACACTGACGAGTTCATAAAAGAGAATCCATGA
- a CDS encoding initiation control protein YabA: MLKEKICRDLYEEIERLERSIIELEDEIIELKAQLRAKTEEVTSLAIENQNLRYKLERLRRTHERLIEMLKKMNFPIIIINENEDE, translated from the coding sequence ATGCTCAAAGAAAAGATATGCAGAGACTTGTATGAGGAAATTGAAAGACTTGAACGTTCAATAATTGAGCTTGAGGATGAGATAATAGAGCTTAAGGCACAGCTGAGGGCTAAGACTGAAGAAGTCACCAGTTTAGCAATTGAAAATCAAAACCTGAGGTACAAGCTTGAGCGTTTGAGGAGAACTCACGAACGGCTCATAGAAATGCTCAAGAAGATGAACTTCCCGATCATCATAATCAATGAGAACGAAGATGAGTAA
- a CDS encoding MarC family protein, producing MIGEILSASLLMLIMIDPSDKILLVSLLREDFHIEDIKQLIIRANLIGFILLIIFAVAGKIILQDIFHIDLNALKIAGGFVLFKIGLEALEGGGMVTLKKEKNILALAAVPVATPLIAGPAAITTAITLTAEYGIKVSASAILIAILLTALLMFVTLYMIENISKTTLGVFIRIIGLFTMAIGAQMMVEGVGGIFLRLLESSA from the coding sequence ATGATTGGAGAAATCCTCAGCGCCTCACTGCTGATGCTAATCATGATTGATCCGAGCGATAAGATCCTCTTGGTTAGCCTACTTAGGGAGGACTTTCACATAGAAGACATAAAGCAGCTCATCATCAGGGCAAACTTAATCGGCTTTATCCTGCTCATAATTTTTGCAGTAGCTGGTAAAATAATCCTCCAGGACATTTTTCACATTGACTTGAATGCCTTGAAGATTGCTGGAGGGTTTGTTCTGTTTAAAATAGGTCTTGAGGCACTGGAAGGTGGCGGCATGGTAACGCTCAAGAAGGAGAAGAACATCTTAGCCTTGGCTGCTGTTCCTGTTGCAACTCCCCTTATAGCAGGACCTGCTGCGATAACAACTGCAATCACCCTGACAGCGGAGTATGGTATAAAGGTCTCCGCCTCGGCTATCTTGATAGCGATTTTGCTGACTGCTCTGCTGATGTTTGTGACGCTCTATATGATAGAGAACATAAGCAAGACAACTTTGGGTGTCTTCATCAGGATAATTGGTCTCTTTACGATGGCAATTGGTGCGCAGATGATGGTTGAAGGTGTTGGAGGAATTTTCCTCAGACTGCTTGAGAGCTCTGCTTGA
- the hisS gene encoding histidine--tRNA ligase encodes MVKERIERVKGTRDLLPEDMAKRRWVFERIREVFEVYGFKEILTPTFEYTKLFQLRSGEEVVKQLYAFKDKGGRDISLRPDLTSSVARLFVNKFQNVPKPVKWYYITNMFRYEEPQSGRLREFWQAGVELIGSANIEADAEVIALMIESYLSTGLKDFTVNIGDRVLLDEFAKMLGVEDDIGLMRLIDKKDKMSREDFIAALKDFGLSDEAVEKVLFLIELKGKPDEILPKAYELFKSDKAKEELKKIEELFELLKAYGVYDYALIDFGIARGFDYYTSIVFEAIAPNDLGIGSIGGGGRYDNLIEVFGGKPTPATGFAIGIERLIPILESKGLLPSFRLSPDVFVVYIGKELEVKAKAIEITQALRKAGIKAEYDLQGRKLRKALEYADKLEIPVVVILGKRDLAEGKATIRDMATGEQKSVAIEKIAKEVKEMLG; translated from the coding sequence ATGGTAAAGGAGAGAATTGAAAGGGTAAAAGGAACGAGAGATCTGCTTCCAGAGGACATGGCTAAAAGAAGATGGGTGTTCGAGAGAATAAGAGAGGTCTTTGAGGTTTATGGCTTTAAAGAAATCCTCACTCCAACATTTGAGTACACCAAACTCTTTCAGCTTAGGAGCGGAGAGGAAGTTGTGAAGCAGCTCTATGCATTTAAAGACAAAGGTGGGAGGGACATATCTCTGAGGCCAGATTTGACATCAAGTGTCGCAAGGCTCTTTGTGAACAAGTTTCAGAACGTTCCAAAGCCCGTGAAGTGGTACTACATAACAAACATGTTCCGCTACGAAGAGCCACAGAGCGGTCGCTTGAGGGAGTTCTGGCAGGCTGGTGTTGAGCTGATAGGTTCAGCGAACATTGAGGCTGATGCTGAGGTAATAGCTCTAATGATTGAAAGCTATCTTTCAACGGGTCTTAAGGACTTTACAGTTAATATAGGCGACAGAGTTCTTTTAGATGAGTTTGCTAAAATGCTTGGTGTTGAGGATGATATTGGATTGATGAGATTAATTGATAAGAAAGACAAGATGAGCAGAGAAGATTTTATTGCTGCACTCAAGGACTTTGGGCTGAGTGATGAAGCTGTAGAAAAGGTTCTCTTTTTGATTGAGCTTAAAGGAAAGCCAGATGAAATTTTGCCAAAGGCTTACGAGCTTTTCAAAAGTGATAAGGCTAAAGAGGAGCTGAAAAAGATTGAGGAGTTGTTTGAACTCCTGAAGGCTTATGGCGTTTATGATTACGCTTTAATTGATTTTGGAATCGCGAGAGGCTTTGATTACTACACGAGCATTGTATTTGAAGCGATAGCTCCCAACGATCTCGGCATAGGCTCCATCGGGGGCGGCGGTAGGTATGACAACTTAATAGAGGTCTTCGGCGGAAAGCCGACACCAGCTACAGGCTTCGCTATTGGAATTGAGAGATTAATTCCGATATTGGAAAGCAAAGGTCTCTTACCAAGCTTTAGATTGAGCCCAGACGTTTTTGTGGTTTACATTGGAAAGGAGCTTGAGGTTAAAGCCAAGGCGATAGAGATAACCCAAGCCCTCAGGAAAGCTGGAATAAAGGCGGAGTATGATCTGCAGGGCAGAAAGCTGAGGAAAGCTTTGGAGTACGCGGATAAGCTTGAAATACCCGTTGTTGTGATACTTGGAAAGAGGGATTTGGCTGAAGGAAAAGCCACGATTAGGGATATGGCAACTGGAGAGCAGAAGAGTGTTGCAATTGAAAAAATAGCTAAAGAAGTTAAGGAAATGCTTGGGTGA
- a CDS encoding type II toxin-antitoxin system VapC family toxin: MKIVLDTNVLHDKEFLKWLKKSPHEPILSAVAYIEYLYHHAKKRGSYEEGKAYVDAFLNVLGIRVYPFDDECAKIVVKNALGRWDFSKNARDYMIGALAVKLNAPLITNNKKDFEWYSKVYTPNEFMKLMKDR, from the coding sequence ATGAAGATAGTTCTTGACACAAACGTTCTTCATGATAAAGAGTTCCTCAAATGGCTTAAGAAAAGTCCCCATGAACCTATACTGAGTGCAGTGGCGTATATAGAGTACCTTTACCACCATGCAAAAAAGCGTGGTAGTTATGAGGAAGGTAAAGCCTATGTTGATGCCTTTCTTAATGTCTTGGGAATAAGGGTTTATCCATTTGATGATGAGTGTGCCAAGATTGTTGTGAAAAATGCTCTTGGTAGATGGGATTTTTCAAAAAACGCAAGAGACTACATGATAGGCGCGTTAGCAGTGAAGCTTAACGCTCCGCTGATAACAAACAACAAGAAAGACTTTGAATGGTACAGCAAAGTTTACACCCCCAATGAATTCATGAAGCTAATGAAAGACAGGTAG
- a CDS encoding acetyl ornithine aminotransferase family protein, translated as MSFNEFPKIVVKPPGPKAKELIEREKKVISSGLGVKLFPVVPERGYGALIEDVDGNVFIDFLAGAAAASTGYAHPELVKEVQEQVAKIQHSMIGYTYSKRAIEVAEILAEKAPIENPKILFGLSGSDAMDLTMKVARFATRKPWFIAFIGAYHGQTYGATSIAAFQSSQKRGFSPLVPNVVWIPYPNPYRNVWGINGYEEPDELINRFLDYLESYILAHVVPPDEVAALIAEPIQGDAGIVVPPENFFKELKKVLDEHGILLAMDEVQTGIGRTGKWFATEWFKVKPDFISFGKGVASGMGLSGVIGRAELMDMTSGSALLTPAANPVISAAAYATLKIIEEEKILENAQKVGAFIMKRLKEMQEKYDVIGDVRGKGLMIGVEIVKPDGKPDPELTGKICWRAFELGLILPSYGMFGNVIRITPPLVITEEIAEKGLEIMEQALKDALAGKVTHKVVTWH; from the coding sequence ATGAGTTTTAACGAGTTTCCAAAGATAGTTGTTAAGCCTCCGGGACCAAAGGCGAAAGAGCTCATTGAGAGAGAAAAGAAGGTTATCTCTTCTGGTCTTGGTGTTAAGCTTTTTCCCGTTGTGCCCGAGAGGGGCTATGGTGCGTTAATAGAGGACGTCGATGGGAACGTTTTCATCGACTTCTTAGCCGGAGCAGCTGCGGCATCAACAGGCTACGCCCATCCTGAGCTTGTAAAAGAGGTCCAAGAGCAGGTAGCAAAGATCCAGCACTCCATGATAGGCTATACCTACAGCAAAAGAGCCATAGAAGTTGCGGAGATTTTAGCAGAAAAAGCTCCAATTGAAAATCCGAAGATACTCTTCGGTTTGAGCGGGAGCGATGCGATGGATCTGACCATGAAGGTGGCACGCTTTGCCACAAGGAAGCCATGGTTCATAGCATTCATCGGAGCTTATCATGGGCAAACTTACGGTGCTACATCAATAGCAGCATTCCAGAGCTCCCAGAAGAGAGGGTTCTCGCCATTAGTTCCCAACGTAGTCTGGATCCCATATCCCAATCCCTACCGAAACGTCTGGGGGATCAACGGCTATGAAGAACCAGATGAGCTGATAAATCGCTTTTTGGATTACCTTGAGAGCTATATTTTAGCCCATGTAGTTCCCCCAGATGAAGTTGCCGCTTTGATAGCAGAGCCAATTCAAGGCGATGCTGGCATAGTTGTCCCGCCGGAGAACTTTTTCAAAGAGCTGAAAAAGGTCTTAGACGAACACGGCATTCTCTTGGCAATGGATGAAGTTCAAACGGGCATTGGAAGAACCGGAAAGTGGTTTGCAACGGAGTGGTTTAAAGTAAAGCCTGACTTCATTTCCTTTGGAAAAGGAGTAGCAAGTGGAATGGGGCTGAGCGGAGTTATAGGAAGGGCTGAGCTGATGGACATGACGAGCGGCTCAGCTCTGTTGACTCCAGCAGCAAATCCAGTGATTTCAGCAGCAGCCTATGCTACGCTGAAGATAATCGAGGAGGAAAAGATCCTTGAGAACGCCCAAAAGGTCGGGGCATTCATAATGAAACGCTTAAAAGAGATGCAGGAAAAGTATGATGTTATTGGCGACGTTAGAGGAAAAGGACTGATGATTGGCGTTGAAATCGTTAAGCCAGATGGCAAACCAGACCCAGAGCTAACCGGAAAGATATGCTGGAGAGCATTTGAACTTGGCTTAATTCTGCCGAGCTATGGAATGTTTGGAAATGTCATCAGAATTACCCCCCCATTGGTTATAACTGAAGAGATAGCAGAGAAAGGATTGGAGATCATGGAGCAGGCTTTGAAAGATGCATTGGCTGGAAAAGTCACCCATAAAGTCGTTACCTGGCACTGA